A window of the Pseudomonas gozinkensis genome harbors these coding sequences:
- a CDS encoding ATP-binding protein — MSLRLRLSLTLGAAFALIWALAAAWMLSDLRNQMMFSLDQRLVASARMVAGLLEQLPAIPSKGEGTHFSAEQLNIPGGMACQVSSLRGEILARSHNNPEQALEAQKMGFHDQMIDGAPWRSFTLARGDVRITTADRVIEREALNMSILLAASVPVGVALLGCLCLLWLGIGQGLAPLNRLREALMRRNADSLEPLQLQSFPSELKPLLETQNQLFQRIGKTIERERRLTGDAAHELRSPLTAIKTHLQVARMTEGNARDQSLARAEEGADRLHRTLEQLLLLARVEGSLSFDDGVQCSAEQVAKLAIQDSASDQRQRIRLHLPERLSGAPLQMPAVLSIAALRNLLDNALRHTPTEGAVELSLETTGNRVRFVVRDHGPGIAPDDLQHLTQRFWRNGQSTGCGLGLAIVQAIVQRCACTLHFDSRPDGLRVELTMPLQPV; from the coding sequence ATGAGTCTGCGCCTGCGCCTGAGCCTGACCCTCGGCGCCGCGTTCGCGCTGATCTGGGCACTGGCGGCTGCCTGGATGCTCAGCGACCTGCGCAACCAGATGATGTTTTCCCTCGACCAGCGCCTGGTGGCGTCGGCGCGGATGGTCGCCGGGTTGCTAGAGCAATTGCCGGCCATCCCGAGCAAAGGCGAGGGCACTCACTTCAGCGCCGAGCAACTGAACATTCCCGGCGGTATGGCCTGCCAGGTCAGCTCGTTGCGCGGGGAAATTCTCGCCCGCAGCCACAACAATCCGGAACAGGCACTGGAAGCCCAGAAGATGGGCTTCCACGATCAGATGATCGATGGCGCGCCCTGGCGCAGCTTCACCCTGGCCCGGGGCGATGTGCGGATCACTACCGCTGACCGGGTGATCGAGCGCGAGGCCCTGAACATGTCGATCCTGCTGGCGGCTTCAGTGCCGGTGGGCGTGGCGCTGCTCGGCTGCCTGTGCCTGTTGTGGCTGGGGATCGGCCAAGGCCTGGCGCCGCTCAATCGCTTGCGTGAAGCCTTGATGCGCCGCAATGCCGACTCGCTTGAGCCGTTGCAGTTGCAGTCATTCCCCAGCGAACTGAAACCGCTGCTTGAAACCCAGAACCAACTGTTCCAGCGCATTGGCAAGACCATCGAGCGCGAACGTCGCCTGACCGGCGATGCCGCCCATGAACTGCGAAGCCCGCTGACGGCGATCAAGACCCACCTGCAAGTGGCGCGCATGACCGAAGGCAACGCCCGCGATCAGTCCCTGGCCCGGGCCGAGGAAGGCGCCGACCGCCTGCACCGGACTCTTGAGCAATTGCTGTTGCTGGCGCGGGTCGAGGGCAGTCTTTCGTTCGACGACGGTGTGCAATGCAGTGCCGAACAGGTGGCGAAACTGGCGATTCAGGATTCGGCCAGCGACCAGCGCCAGCGCATCCGGCTGCACCTGCCTGAACGCTTGTCCGGTGCGCCCCTGCAAATGCCGGCGGTGCTGTCGATCGCAGCCCTGCGCAACCTGCTGGACAACGCCCTGCGGCATACGCCGACCGAGGGCGCGGTGGAGTTGAGCCTGGAAACTACCGGCAATCGAGTGCGTTTCGTGGTGCGCGACCATGGGCCGGGAATTGCCCCGGACGATCTGCAACACCTGACCCAGCGCTTCTGGCGTAACGGCCAAAGCACCGGCTGCGGACTGGGGCTGGCGATTGTCCAGGCCATCGTTCAGCGCTGCGCCTGCACCCTGCATTTCGACAGCCGCCCGGATGGTTTGCGGGTCGAGCTGACCATGCCGCTGCAACCGGTCTGA
- a CDS encoding aspartate aminotransferase family protein: MSVATSLIEESSARIASAPAETLYQFNESPLLARQSQQESNARSYPRRIPLALKRAKGLYVEDVEGRTFIDCLAGAGTLALGHNHPVVIEAIQQVLADELPLHTLDLTTPVKDQFVQDLFGLLPPALAKEAKIQFCGPTGTDAVEAALKLVRTATGRSTVLSFSGGYHGMSQGALSLMGSLGPKKPLGALLSNGVQFMPFPYDYRCPFGLGGVAGVKANLSYLENLLNDPEAGVQLPAAVIVEAVQGEGGVIPADIEWLRGLRRITESAGVALIIDEIQSGFARTGKMFAFEHAGITPDVVVLSKAIGGSLPLAVVVYRDWLDTWQPGAHAGTFRGNQMAMAAGSAVMRYLVEHRVCEHAAAMGERLSEHLHILQRDFPQLGDIRGRGLMLGVELVDPNGTPDALGHPPAFARLAPLVQRECLKRGLILELGGRHGAVVRFLPPLVITAAEIDRVAEIFGRALSAATAGL; encoded by the coding sequence ATGTCAGTCGCCACCAGCCTTATCGAAGAGTCGTCGGCCCGGATCGCCTCCGCGCCGGCGGAAACGCTGTACCAGTTCAATGAATCACCGTTGCTCGCTCGTCAGAGCCAACAGGAATCCAATGCCCGCAGTTACCCGCGGCGCATTCCGCTGGCATTGAAGCGTGCCAAAGGCCTGTACGTCGAAGACGTCGAGGGCCGCACCTTCATCGATTGCCTGGCGGGTGCCGGCACTTTGGCGCTGGGGCATAACCATCCGGTGGTGATCGAGGCAATCCAGCAGGTGCTGGCCGATGAGTTGCCGCTGCACACTCTGGACCTGACCACGCCGGTGAAGGATCAATTCGTTCAGGACCTGTTCGGCCTGTTGCCTCCAGCATTGGCCAAGGAAGCGAAAATCCAGTTCTGCGGCCCGACCGGGACCGATGCGGTGGAAGCTGCGCTGAAACTGGTACGCACCGCCACCGGACGCAGCACCGTGCTGTCGTTCTCCGGCGGTTACCACGGCATGAGCCAGGGTGCCTTGAGCCTGATGGGCAGCCTGGGGCCGAAAAAGCCTTTGGGTGCTTTGCTCAGCAACGGCGTGCAATTCATGCCGTTCCCGTACGATTACCGTTGCCCGTTCGGCCTCGGTGGCGTGGCGGGTGTCAAGGCCAACCTGAGTTACCTGGAAAACCTGCTCAATGATCCCGAGGCCGGTGTGCAATTGCCGGCCGCCGTCATCGTTGAAGCGGTGCAGGGCGAGGGCGGTGTGATCCCGGCGGACATCGAATGGCTGCGCGGTCTGCGCCGCATCACCGAGAGCGCCGGCGTCGCATTGATCATCGACGAAATCCAGAGCGGTTTCGCCCGCACCGGCAAGATGTTTGCCTTCGAGCACGCGGGCATCACACCGGACGTGGTCGTGCTGTCCAAAGCCATCGGTGGCAGCCTGCCGCTGGCGGTGGTGGTCTATCGCGACTGGCTCGACACCTGGCAGCCGGGCGCGCACGCCGGTACGTTCCGTGGCAACCAGATGGCGATGGCCGCAGGCTCCGCCGTGATGCGTTACCTGGTCGAGCACAGGGTCTGCGAGCACGCGGCCGCCATGGGCGAGCGCCTGAGCGAGCACCTGCACATCCTGCAGCGCGACTTCCCGCAACTGGGCGACATTCGCGGTCGTGGCCTGATGCTCGGTGTCGAGCTGGTCGATCCGAACGGCACGCCCGACGCACTCGGCCATCCGCCGGCGTTTGCACGACTGGCGCCGCTGGTGCAGCGCGAATGCCTCAAGCGCGGGCTGATTCTGGAACTGGGCGGGCGTCATGGTGCGGTGGTGCGATTCCTGCCGCCGTTGGTCATCACCGCCGCCGAAATCGACCGCGTCGCCGAGATCTTCGGCCGTGCGTTGAGCGCCGCGACCGCCGGCCTGTAA
- a CDS encoding response regulator, translating into MHVLVCEDDELIASGIVAGLTAQGLTVEHVNTASKARAILKVAEFDVMVLDLGLPDEDGLKLLQQLRQQGLEIPVLILTARDSVTDRVDGLQSGADDYLLKPFDLRELFARLQTLLRRVAGRSVNLIEHGALTYDPSSRETTLAGRSVDLSRREQSLLQALLHNRGRVLSTEQLKDSVYGFNDELESNALNVHIHHLRSKLGKGIVETVRGLGYRLGPADGGEPDK; encoded by the coding sequence ATGCACGTACTGGTTTGCGAAGACGATGAGTTGATCGCCAGCGGGATCGTCGCCGGGCTGACGGCGCAAGGCCTGACGGTCGAGCACGTCAACACCGCCTCCAAGGCGCGGGCGATCCTCAAGGTGGCCGAATTCGACGTGATGGTGCTGGATCTCGGCCTGCCGGACGAAGATGGCCTCAAGCTGCTTCAGCAATTGCGCCAGCAGGGCCTGGAGATTCCGGTGCTGATCCTCACCGCGCGGGATTCGGTCACGGATCGGGTCGACGGTTTGCAGTCCGGTGCCGACGACTACCTGCTCAAGCCTTTCGACCTGCGTGAATTGTTCGCCCGTCTGCAAACCCTGTTGCGCCGGGTGGCCGGGCGCAGCGTCAATCTGATCGAACACGGTGCGCTGACCTACGACCCGAGCAGTCGTGAAACCACACTGGCGGGCCGTTCCGTGGACCTGTCCCGTCGCGAACAATCCCTGTTGCAAGCCTTGCTGCACAACCGTGGCCGGGTGCTGTCCACCGAGCAGTTGAAGGACAGCGTCTACGGTTTCAACGATGAGCTGGAGAGTAACGCGCTCAACGTGCACATCCATCACCTGCGCAGCAAACTGGGTAAAGGCATCGTCGAAACCGTGCGTGGCCTCGGTTATCGCCTGGGCCCGGCCGATGGTGGAGAACCTGACAAGTGA
- the dsbD gene encoding protein-disulfide reductase DsbD translates to MRHFFLFFALLFSSLAQAGNDPFASKPEFLPVDKAFVLTSERLDSGETQLFWQIADGYYLYQKRLKFEGLTAQNVPALPEGESHSDEYFGEQPVYRQGLELKIPAAAQGQIKVSYQGCADAGLCYPPQTRVIDLGGKAAATTDEAPDQALASGLQQHSLGWSLLVFFGLGLLLAFAPCSLPMLPILAGLVVGSGATPRRGFALAGSYVVCMALVYAAMGVIAALLGANLQAWLQNPWLLGTFAAVFVVLALPMFGFFELQLPVALRDRLEHASRSQRGGSLVGAGVLGALSGLLVGPCMTAPLAGALLYIAQSGNALHGGLILFALGIGIGVPLLLLVTVGNRFLPKPGAWMNLLKGVFGFLFLATALLMLRPVMEPSLWLGLCGALLLIAAYSAWKQSEGFGRVAQLFGAGSLLLGLWGSLLVVGAAGGSDDPYQPLQVYSAGRVGSASASGHEAFTTIKDPAALQRELDTAKAQGQWVLLDYYADWCTSCKVMEKQVFGQARVMQALSDVRLLRLDVTADNAASRELLGRYKVPGPPSFVWIGADGEERRSQRITGEVDADTFLQRWTTTRDAR, encoded by the coding sequence ATGCGTCATTTTTTTCTGTTTTTTGCACTGCTGTTTTCGAGTCTGGCCCAGGCGGGGAATGATCCCTTTGCGTCAAAACCGGAGTTCCTGCCGGTCGACAAGGCGTTCGTGCTGACCTCGGAGCGTCTGGATTCCGGTGAGACCCAGCTGTTCTGGCAAATCGCCGACGGCTATTACCTGTATCAGAAACGCCTGAAATTCGAAGGACTGACGGCGCAAAACGTCCCGGCCCTGCCCGAAGGCGAATCCCACAGCGACGAGTATTTCGGCGAGCAACCGGTCTACCGCCAGGGACTCGAACTGAAGATCCCTGCAGCGGCCCAAGGCCAGATCAAGGTCAGCTATCAGGGCTGCGCCGACGCCGGTCTTTGCTATCCGCCACAAACCCGAGTGATCGACCTCGGCGGCAAAGCCGCAGCGACGACGGATGAAGCACCGGACCAGGCACTGGCCAGCGGTCTGCAACAGCATTCGCTGGGCTGGAGTCTGCTGGTGTTCTTCGGCCTCGGCCTGCTGCTGGCGTTTGCGCCGTGTTCGTTACCGATGCTGCCGATTCTGGCGGGCCTGGTGGTCGGCAGCGGCGCCACGCCACGTCGCGGTTTCGCGCTGGCCGGCAGTTATGTGGTCTGCATGGCACTGGTGTATGCAGCGATGGGCGTCATCGCCGCACTGCTGGGGGCGAATCTGCAGGCGTGGTTGCAGAACCCGTGGCTGCTCGGGACGTTCGCGGCCGTGTTTGTGGTTCTGGCGCTGCCGATGTTCGGCTTCTTTGAACTGCAATTGCCGGTGGCCCTGCGGGACCGACTGGAACACGCCTCGCGCAGTCAACGCGGTGGCAGTCTGGTCGGCGCCGGCGTATTGGGCGCGCTGTCCGGTCTGCTGGTCGGCCCGTGCATGACCGCACCGCTGGCGGGCGCCCTGCTCTACATCGCGCAAAGCGGCAATGCGCTGCACGGTGGCTTGATCCTGTTTGCGCTGGGCATCGGTATCGGCGTGCCGCTGCTGTTGCTGGTCACCGTCGGCAATCGCTTCCTACCCAAGCCCGGCGCGTGGATGAACCTGCTCAAGGGCGTGTTCGGTTTCCTGTTCCTCGCCACGGCATTGCTGATGCTGCGTCCGGTGATGGAGCCGTCGCTGTGGCTGGGCCTGTGCGGCGCACTGCTGTTGATCGCCGCTTACAGCGCCTGGAAACAATCCGAGGGCTTTGGTCGCGTGGCGCAATTGTTCGGTGCCGGTTCGCTGTTGCTGGGCCTGTGGGGCAGTCTGCTCGTGGTCGGTGCGGCGGGCGGCAGTGACGATCCGTATCAGCCGTTGCAGGTGTACAGCGCCGGCCGCGTCGGATCTGCGTCGGCCAGCGGACACGAAGCCTTCACGACGATCAAGGACCCCGCTGCCCTGCAACGCGAGCTCGACACCGCCAAAGCGCAGGGCCAGTGGGTGCTGCTCGATTACTACGCCGACTGGTGCACGTCGTGCAAAGTCATGGAGAAACAGGTGTTCGGCCAGGCGCGGGTGATGCAGGCCCTGAGCGATGTGCGCTTGCTCCGACTCGACGTCACCGCCGACAATGCCGCCAGCCGCGAACTGCTCGGCCGTTATAAAGTGCCGGGGCCACCGAGTTTCGTGTGGATCGGCGCCGACGGCGAAGAGCGCCGCAGCCAGCGCATCACCGGCGAGGTCGATGCCGATACTTTCCTGCAACGCTGGACCACCACCCGAGACGCCCGTTAA
- a CDS encoding metal ABC transporter substrate-binding protein, giving the protein MPSSSQRRPFLRLLLIGLCACLLSPLASADQAKRLRIGITLHPYYSYVANIVGDKAEVVPLIPAGFNPHAYEPRAEDIKRISGLDVIVLNGVGHDDFADRMIAASETPNIKTIEANENVPLLAATGVAARGAGKVVNPHTFLSISASIAQVNNIARELGKLDPENAKTYTQNARAYGKRLRQMRADALAKLTQAPNAELRVATVHAAYDYLLREFGLEVTAVVEPAHGIEPSPSQLKKTIDQLRELDVKVIFSEMDFPSTYVETIQRESGVKLYPLSHISYGEYTADKYEKEMTGNLNTVVRAIQESGA; this is encoded by the coding sequence ATGCCTAGTTCATCTCAACGCCGTCCTTTCCTGCGCCTGCTGCTGATCGGCCTGTGCGCCTGCCTGCTGAGCCCGCTGGCCAGCGCCGATCAGGCCAAACGCCTGCGCATCGGCATCACCCTGCATCCGTATTACAGCTATGTGGCGAACATCGTCGGTGACAAGGCCGAGGTCGTGCCGCTGATTCCCGCCGGCTTCAACCCGCACGCCTACGAGCCCCGCGCCGAAGACATCAAGCGCATCAGCGGGCTGGATGTGATCGTGCTCAACGGGGTCGGTCATGACGACTTCGCTGACCGCATGATCGCCGCCAGCGAAACGCCGAACATCAAGACCATCGAAGCCAACGAAAACGTACCGCTGCTGGCCGCCACCGGGGTGGCCGCGCGCGGTGCCGGCAAAGTGGTGAACCCGCACACGTTCCTGTCGATCAGCGCCTCGATTGCCCAGGTCAACAACATCGCCCGGGAACTGGGCAAGCTTGACCCGGAGAACGCCAAGACCTACACCCAGAACGCCCGCGCTTATGGCAAACGCCTGCGGCAGATGCGCGCCGACGCCCTGGCCAAGCTGACCCAGGCACCGAACGCCGAACTGCGGGTGGCCACGGTGCACGCCGCTTATGACTACCTGCTGCGCGAATTCGGCCTGGAAGTGACGGCGGTGGTCGAGCCGGCCCACGGCATCGAGCCGAGCCCGAGCCAGTTGAAGAAAACCATCGACCAACTGCGGGAGCTGGACGTGAAGGTGATCTTCTCCGAGATGGACTTCCCGTCCACATACGTCGAAACCATCCAGCGCGAATCCGGCGTGAAGCTGTATCCGCTGTCACACATTTCCTACGGCGAATACACCGCCGACAAATACGAAAAGGAAATGACCGGCAACCTCAATACTGTGGTTCGAGCGATTCAGGAGTCCGGCGCATGA
- a CDS encoding MbtH family protein encodes MTSVFDREDILFQVVVNHEEQYSIWPDYKAVPEGWRTVGKSGLKKECLAYIEEVWTDMRPLSLRQKMEAQAAAQ; translated from the coding sequence ATGACTTCAGTATTCGACCGCGAGGACATCCTCTTTCAAGTCGTGGTCAACCACGAAGAGCAGTACTCGATCTGGCCGGACTACAAGGCCGTGCCGGAAGGCTGGCGCACCGTCGGCAAGAGTGGCCTGAAAAAGGAATGCCTGGCCTACATCGAAGAAGTCTGGACCGACATGCGTCCGCTGAGCCTGCGCCAGAAAATGGAAGCGCAAGCGGCTGCCCAGTAA
- a CDS encoding metal ABC transporter permease, whose product MSYEAFRLMVQGWASSGYLPEALAYGFVVNALLAGLLIGPVLGGLGTLVVVKRFAFFSEAVGHAALTGVAIGILLGEPYTGPYGSLFGYCLLFGILLNYLRNRTGLAPDTLIGVFLSVSLALGASLLLILAGKINVHILENVLFGSVLTVNGNDLLVLAIVGSLVMALALPLYNRIMLASFNPQLAAVRGVAVKTLDYLFVILVTLITVAAVKVIGAILVGALLVIPAAAARLLSQSLKGFFWCSVLIATVSTLCGILAPIVFDLPIPSGAAIILVAGIAFALAAIARGVVPSLKGNLG is encoded by the coding sequence ATGAGTTACGAAGCCTTTCGTTTGATGGTGCAAGGATGGGCCTCCTCCGGTTACCTGCCGGAAGCCCTGGCCTACGGGTTTGTGGTCAACGCCCTGCTCGCCGGCCTGTTGATCGGCCCGGTACTGGGTGGCCTCGGCACGCTGGTGGTGGTCAAGCGCTTCGCGTTTTTCTCCGAGGCGGTGGGCCACGCGGCGCTGACCGGCGTGGCCATCGGCATCCTGCTCGGCGAACCCTACACCGGGCCTTACGGCAGCCTGTTCGGTTACTGCCTGCTGTTCGGCATACTGCTCAACTACCTGCGCAACCGTACTGGTCTGGCACCCGACACTTTGATCGGCGTGTTCCTGTCGGTGTCCCTCGCTCTGGGCGCCAGCCTGCTGCTGATTCTGGCGGGCAAGATCAACGTGCACATTCTGGAAAACGTGCTGTTCGGCTCGGTACTGACGGTCAACGGTAATGACCTGCTGGTGCTGGCGATTGTCGGCTCACTGGTCATGGCATTGGCCCTGCCGCTGTACAACCGGATCATGCTGGCCAGCTTCAACCCGCAGCTGGCGGCGGTGCGCGGCGTCGCGGTGAAGACCCTGGATTACCTGTTCGTGATTCTGGTGACGCTGATCACCGTCGCGGCAGTGAAAGTCATCGGTGCGATTCTGGTCGGTGCGCTGCTGGTGATTCCGGCGGCGGCAGCACGTCTGCTCAGCCAGTCGCTCAAAGGCTTTTTCTGGTGTTCGGTGCTGATCGCCACGGTCAGCACGCTGTGCGGGATTCTCGCGCCGATCGTGTTCGACCTGCCGATTCCGTCCGGCGCCGCGATCATTCTGGTCGCCGGTATCGCCTTCGCCCTCGCCGCGATTGCCCGGGGCGTCGTCCCCAGTCTGAAAGGGAACCTTGGATAA
- a CDS encoding DUF6162 family protein, whose protein sequence is MTTPTTQVVRPAGAGHETLNVLLMCLLILAVAGSVVAWRGVSHEPEPVSSHQLDARRDLGASEQGIYADLRVTLDEIHLLREEQQALPTPQNLADEGFAPFARDASSVSRGGHAWQLLADRAYFGHSQAPAVAGSFLMRLNDAAPDIWLNRATDLQAPTDLSDAALSAAGWKQIVAQFDAGVTREHRH, encoded by the coding sequence ATGACCACGCCGACCACCCAGGTTGTACGCCCGGCCGGTGCCGGGCACGAAACCCTCAATGTGCTGCTGATGTGCCTGTTGATCCTCGCGGTCGCCGGATCGGTAGTCGCATGGCGCGGCGTCTCCCACGAACCGGAGCCGGTTTCCAGCCATCAACTGGACGCCCGCCGCGATCTCGGCGCCAGCGAGCAAGGCATCTATGCCGACTTGCGGGTGACCCTCGATGAGATCCACCTGCTGCGCGAAGAACAGCAGGCACTGCCCACGCCGCAGAATCTGGCGGACGAAGGCTTCGCCCCGTTTGCCCGGGACGCCAGCTCGGTCAGTCGTGGCGGTCATGCCTGGCAACTGCTGGCCGACCGCGCCTACTTCGGCCACAGCCAGGCACCGGCTGTGGCCGGTTCGTTTCTGATGCGCCTGAACGACGCCGCGCCGGACATCTGGCTCAACCGCGCCACCGACCTGCAAGCGCCGACAGACCTGTCCGACGCAGCGCTGAGCGCCGCCGGCTGGAAACAGATCGTCGCGCAATTCGATGCCGGGGTGACCCGCGAACATCGTCATTGA
- a CDS encoding metal ABC transporter substrate-binding protein, with amino-acid sequence MAFSLRKLTLAIALSGAVSSPLLAAEKPLRVLASLPITYGLGEVLLKGTEIHLERAAPANLPGSRQTAYFTGRGAPELSKLATGADAVIGVRSLWADDPLYPIARRSNIRIVEVDAARPVDGALPGIAVQPGLKVDGLNSQPWLASNNMGRMADVMAADLVRLAPKDKPKIEANLAALKQRLLKLSADSEARLASADNLSVMSLSDHFGYLIGSLNLELIGQDARPDAEWTPEDLKKLTATLKDNDVAVVLHHRQPSDAVKAAIVESGSHLLVLSTDAADPVAELEGNVDVLLKGLSGA; translated from the coding sequence ATGGCTTTTTCACTACGAAAACTGACCCTGGCCATCGCCCTCAGCGGCGCGGTTTCGAGCCCTCTGCTGGCTGCCGAGAAACCGCTGCGAGTGCTGGCCTCGTTGCCGATCACCTACGGTCTGGGCGAAGTCCTGCTCAAGGGGACCGAGATCCACCTCGAACGCGCAGCACCGGCCAACCTGCCGGGCAGTCGCCAGACCGCCTACTTCACCGGTCGCGGCGCCCCTGAGCTGAGCAAACTGGCCACCGGCGCCGATGCGGTGATCGGCGTGCGCTCGCTGTGGGCCGATGATCCGCTGTACCCGATCGCCCGCCGCAGCAACATCCGCATCGTCGAGGTCGACGCGGCTCGTCCGGTGGACGGCGCCCTGCCGGGCATTGCCGTGCAACCGGGGCTCAAGGTCGACGGCCTGAACAGCCAGCCGTGGCTGGCGAGCAACAACATGGGGCGCATGGCCGACGTGATGGCGGCTGATCTGGTGCGTCTGGCACCGAAGGACAAACCGAAAATCGAGGCCAATCTGGCGGCGCTGAAACAACGCCTGCTGAAACTCAGTGCCGACAGCGAGGCGCGTCTGGCCAGTGCCGACAACCTGAGCGTGATGAGCCTGAGCGATCACTTCGGCTACCTGATCGGCAGCCTGAATCTGGAATTGATCGGACAAGACGCGCGACCGGATGCCGAGTGGACGCCGGAGGATCTGAAAAAACTGACCGCGACCCTGAAAGACAATGACGTGGCAGTGGTGCTGCACCATCGGCAGCCGTCGGACGCGGTAAAAGCGGCAATTGTCGAATCGGGCAGTCACCTGCTGGTGCTGAGCACCGATGCAGCGGATCCGGTGGCAGAGCTGGAAGGCAATGTGGATGTGCTGCTCAAGGGCTTGAGTGGCGCGTAA
- a CDS encoding metal ABC transporter ATP-binding protein: protein MTSKEIELPVGASLLAKASIQSTSPLDEKPHSRASSLPQVSGPTLDFADVSLTLGRTTILDKVAFQVQPGSVHALVGPNGGGKSSLIKTLLGQMPHQGRLSLQWPGEPGTIGYVPQALEFDRGLPMTVDDFMAAMCQRRPAFLGLSKHYAGAIGEALERVGMQDKRKRRMGALSGGERQRVLLAQGLIPAPQLLVLDEPMSALDEAGIQVFERLLGDWRAAGITVLWIEHDLEAVGRLADRVTGLNRRVLFDATPQQALTPDRLLTLFSTHPRSAA from the coding sequence ATGACTTCAAAAGAAATCGAACTCCCTGTGGGAGCGAGCCTGCTCGCGAAAGCGTCCATTCAGTCAACGTCGCCGTTGGATGAGAAACCGCATTCGCGAGCAAGCTCGCTCCCACAAGTATCAGGCCCGACCCTGGATTTCGCCGACGTCAGCCTGACCCTCGGCCGCACGACGATTCTGGACAAGGTCGCCTTTCAAGTTCAGCCCGGCAGCGTGCATGCGCTGGTCGGCCCCAACGGCGGCGGCAAGAGTTCGCTGATCAAGACCCTGCTCGGGCAAATGCCCCATCAGGGCCGGCTCAGTCTGCAATGGCCCGGCGAACCCGGCACCATCGGTTACGTGCCGCAGGCGCTGGAGTTCGATCGCGGCCTGCCGATGACCGTCGACGATTTCATGGCCGCCATGTGCCAGCGTCGCCCCGCGTTTCTCGGGCTAAGCAAACACTACGCCGGCGCCATCGGCGAAGCGCTGGAACGGGTCGGCATGCAGGACAAGCGCAAACGCCGGATGGGCGCACTGTCCGGCGGTGAGCGCCAGCGGGTGCTGCTCGCTCAGGGCCTGATTCCGGCCCCGCAATTGCTGGTGCTGGACGAGCCGATGTCAGCCCTCGACGAGGCCGGGATCCAGGTGTTCGAGCGCTTGCTGGGTGATTGGCGCGCGGCGGGCATCACTGTGCTATGGATCGAGCACGATCTGGAAGCGGTCGGGCGCCTGGCCGATCGCGTCACCGGCCTCAACCGCCGGGTGCTGTTCGACGCCACGCCGCAACAGGCCCTGACCCCGGACCGCCTGCTGACCCTGTTCTCGACCCATCCACGGAGCGCTGCCTGA
- a CDS encoding GNAT family N-acetyltransferase, with the protein MEAPIYICPATPADAGIISRILERSIRVGCALDHRNDPQLVDRWVRRQSAEHISAWLADPHLYLNIALLQDKPVGVGMAAANGEVTLCHVQPEWFRRGAGRALMGDLEGWLRLRGRPCVTLASTRTGEAFYRRLGYCEAAIAFMQHGVLSLPMHKPLSLSA; encoded by the coding sequence ATGGAAGCGCCCATTTACATCTGTCCCGCCACCCCCGCCGACGCCGGCATCATCAGCCGGATCCTCGAACGCTCGATCCGCGTCGGTTGCGCGCTCGATCATCGCAATGATCCACAACTGGTCGACCGCTGGGTCCGCCGACAATCGGCGGAACACATCAGCGCCTGGCTCGCCGATCCGCATCTCTATCTGAACATCGCACTGCTGCAGGACAAACCGGTCGGCGTCGGCATGGCCGCAGCCAATGGCGAGGTTACGCTCTGTCACGTGCAGCCGGAGTGGTTTCGCCGAGGTGCGGGCCGCGCGCTGATGGGCGATCTCGAGGGTTGGCTGCGGCTTCGTGGAAGGCCCTGCGTCACGCTCGCCAGCACGCGAACCGGCGAGGCGTTCTACCGCCGTCTGGGTTATTGCGAAGCAGCGATTGCCTTCATGCAACACGGCGTTTTGAGCCTGCCGATGCACAAACCGCTGTCATTGTCGGCCTGA